TATTAGCTAAAAATCGTGACTCTGATTGCTTTAATCATCATCCCACTCCGCCAGTTGGCGGACACGGGATAAAAACGAAGCTTTTATTCGTGATTCTTAATTCGTAATTCTTAACTCTAATTTATTATCCTTTATAACCAATCCATTACCTCAAACAAATTGCCAACCACGGAAATTTCTAATACCTTGGGAAACTTTATATTATTAGGCAATTTTGAACAAAGAACTTGTTTAAAACCCAAACGAGCGCTCTCCTGTAATCTTTTAGGCATATTATTAACTGCTCTTATTTCCCCGCCTAAACCCACCTCGCCAAAAACCACTAAATCTTTAGCCAGTGGTTTTTTTTGCCGAGCTGATATAACAGCTAAACAAACCGCTAAATCCAAAGCTGGTTCTCGACTTTTTAAACCTCCAGCTAAATTAACATAAACATCATTATAACCAAATTTAAGACCAACTTTTTCTTCTAAAACAGCTATTAACAATTGTAAACGGGCACTATCATAACCAGTTGTAGCTCTTTTGGGGTAATTCAATTTAGTTACTCTAGTCACCAAAGCTTGCACTTCCACCAACAAACTGCGCGAACCTTGCTGCAGGGCTGTAATACAAGAACCAGCACCAGCGTGCCGATCGTCTAAAAATAAAGCTGAGGGATTGTTTACTTCTATTAAGCCTCCTTCCTCCATTTGAAAAACCCCTACTTCATCAGTGGAACCAAATCTATTTTTAGTCGCCCGTAAAATTTTAACCGACTGCTTATCTAAACTTTCTAAACTTAACACCACATCTACCAAATGCTCAATTGTTTTAGGCCCAGCCGCCTGGCCAGATTTTATAACATGACCAATTACCATAACAGCTGTTTTGGTTTCCTTGGCCAAAGCTACTAAATCACTCAAAATACTTTTTAATTGATTAGGCGAACTGGAACCGACTAATGAATCCTCCGAAACCACCGTTTGTAAAGAATCTATTATTAATAATTTTACAGAATTTTGCCGAACCGCTTGGGCAATAGCCTGAATATTTGTTTCTGCAGTAAAACCTAATTTATCACCTTTAACTTTAAGCCGCCTAGCTCTTTGCTCAATTTGTTCTAAAGCTTCTTCGCCCGAAGCATATAAAACTGGTTGGCTACAACTATCAGCCAAAGCTAAAAGTAGAGTAGATTTACCCGCTCCCGGCTCACCAGTTAATAAAGTAACTCCTCCTTCCACTAAACCACCACCTAAAACTCTATCCACTTCATTTAAACCAGAAACAAAACGCTTTAAAGATAAATTGCTACCAAGTCTTAAAGAAGTTACGCCGGCCGCTTTGGTTGTTTTAAGAGAGGAAATTGATTGAGATTTAATTATGGTTTCTGGTTGGCTGGCAATGGTACCGAACTGGCCACATTCAGAACAACGGCCCAACCAGGTAGCCTGTTGGGCATCACAATTAGAACAAGTATAAATAATCGTTGTTTTAGCCGCCATTTATTTAAATTATGTACATTTATCACTGCCAGCTGGTTTATCTTTACCAGCCTGCCAGCGGGCTGTACCCCATTCAAAATGCCACCATTCACCACAATATCTAACCCAACCAACTTCTGACATAACTTGCTGTAATAAAGATATATCAGTCCAAACATCATTGGGTACTAAATTAATAGACGGCCGGGCAAAAGCCGAACTAATATAAGGACAACTTTGTCCTTGCAGACAAACATCCACTGCCCCGCCGGTTAAATGAGGTGCGGCACAACTAGGATAGGCCACAAAACTTCGAACCTTATCCGCACCATGTTTAGCTATACCTTCATTAAACAGTTTAGTTTGCGTAGCCAAACTTCGATGTGCTGAATTGATTTGTAAGGTTTTATTATATTGTGTTTTTAATATGTTTTGTACTTCCAATAATTTTTGATAAGCCTCCTTATTAAGCCTAGGGTCGCTGGCATAAACCGCGCCAAATTTTTTGGTTTCTATAGCTGTTAAATTATCTTCATTGGCGCATTTATTTTGATTGCTTGCCGCCGCATCACTGTCTGAACCAGTTTTGGCTATAATAGTATCCTCTCTGGTAATTGTTTCCAATTTTAAATCCTTAAATTCAACCAAAGCCGGATTAATTAATTGCAGTAAAGAATAAGACATTAAAGCAATTACTAAACCAACAATAGCGCTAATAATAGTAGAATTGGCGTTTTTGATAGTTTCGGCGCTACCAGCCGCGGCAATACGTTTAAAACCGCCCCACATTATCATAACCACGGCTATAACAGCTATTAAACCAGTAAAAAATTTATAAAAATCCGCTATATATTGACCTAAAGTATTCCCTGTTACTACCACAGGTTTACCAGCAGTAAAAATCGTACCCGGTATAGTAACTTGCGGAACGAATTCTGTTGTTTTAGATTCTTGGCTTTGGTTTTGTGTAGTATTATAACTGTCAGCTGGCATCACACAACCTAATTGCAACACTACTCCATTATCACCATATATCTC
This is a stretch of genomic DNA from Patescibacteria group bacterium. It encodes these proteins:
- a CDS encoding D-alanyl-D-alanine carboxypeptidase family protein translates to MKQKVVYLLLIVSWLVAWPTFVLAQSDPTSKAVQACQAEGYELGFSSPVTSACQKNEAGVDVCGYGSANAVDCNGCSISAISGKACCQKDIGQGSKVYKCVSFNTFNETVPDATAVSTNIDCVSPGEFKSPSLWEGLLGLVGAACSNLNCCSPSTCQEIYGDNGVVLQLGCVMPADSYNTTQNQSQESKTTEFVPQVTIPGTIFTAGKPVVVTGNTLGQYIADFYKFFTGLIAVIAVVMIMWGGFKRIAAAGSAETIKNANSTIISAIVGLVIALMSYSLLQLINPALVEFKDLKLETITREDTIIAKTGSDSDAAASNQNKCANEDNLTAIETKKFGAVYASDPRLNKEAYQKLLEVQNILKTQYNKTLQINSAHRSLATQTKLFNEGIAKHGADKVRSFVAYPSCAAPHLTGGAVDVCLQGQSCPYISSAFARPSINLVPNDVWTDISLLQQVMSEVGWVRYCGEWWHFEWGTARWQAGKDKPAGSDKCT
- the radA gene encoding DNA repair protein RadA, producing MAAKTTIIYTCSNCDAQQATWLGRCSECGQFGTIASQPETIIKSQSISSLKTTKAAGVTSLRLGSNLSLKRFVSGLNEVDRVLGGGLVEGGVTLLTGEPGAGKSTLLLALADSCSQPVLYASGEEALEQIEQRARRLKVKGDKLGFTAETNIQAIAQAVRQNSVKLLIIDSLQTVVSEDSLVGSSSPNQLKSILSDLVALAKETKTAVMVIGHVIKSGQAAGPKTIEHLVDVVLSLESLDKQSVKILRATKNRFGSTDEVGVFQMEEGGLIEVNNPSALFLDDRHAGAGSCITALQQGSRSLLVEVQALVTRVTKLNYPKRATTGYDSARLQLLIAVLEEKVGLKFGYNDVYVNLAGGLKSREPALDLAVCLAVISARQKKPLAKDLVVFGEVGLGGEIRAVNNMPKRLQESARLGFKQVLCSKLPNNIKFPKVLEISVVGNLFEVMDWL